A stretch of the Ensifer sp. PDNC004 genome encodes the following:
- a CDS encoding DUF3422 family protein: MAKGSFAFPVAPMRAVALGEVHSRPYALVTTPRVIFQLAFLTDGGSIVDHAVLSELTRARGIAPPGRDANHHAMPWGQGTLRWERHTEFSTYFWDAPAPEQFGGEVPIHPFGDGFSPPGSLISGIRLEIRPDTPETREAIKLFDPTSLCFSETKNGQAVIVTDFRQNGDGLTQILVIDCGMTEAGTGALVQRLLDIETYRTLAMMGLPLAQALSPEIRRTEDGLTAITQRMKENVREEADDMLAEITRLAADLEAGAALSLYRFGASRAYYGIVQERIRTLAETPVPGYETVGTFLERRLAPAMRTCQSVEERQANLSRKLARATALLRSWVDVELERQNSALLNSMDRRARLQLRLQQTVEGLSVAAISYYVVGLFGYLAKAVSHELPIDPGLLTGLAVPFAVAGVWLIVRRIRRHHEDSEHK, translated from the coding sequence ATGGCAAAGGGTAGTTTTGCATTTCCAGTGGCGCCGATGCGCGCCGTCGCCTTGGGCGAGGTTCATTCGCGCCCTTACGCGCTGGTGACCACGCCACGGGTGATCTTTCAACTCGCCTTCCTGACGGATGGCGGCTCGATCGTCGACCATGCCGTTCTGTCGGAGCTGACGCGAGCGCGCGGTATCGCGCCGCCGGGACGTGACGCCAACCACCATGCCATGCCGTGGGGGCAGGGCACGTTGCGCTGGGAGCGGCATACGGAGTTTTCGACCTATTTCTGGGATGCGCCGGCGCCGGAGCAGTTCGGCGGCGAGGTGCCGATCCATCCCTTCGGCGACGGCTTTTCGCCGCCAGGCTCGCTGATCTCCGGAATCCGCCTGGAGATCCGGCCGGATACGCCCGAAACCCGCGAGGCGATCAAGCTCTTCGATCCGACGAGCCTCTGTTTTAGCGAGACCAAGAACGGCCAGGCGGTGATCGTGACCGACTTCCGCCAGAACGGCGACGGCCTGACGCAGATCCTGGTGATCGATTGCGGCATGACCGAAGCCGGCACCGGCGCGCTCGTCCAACGCCTGCTCGATATCGAGACCTACCGCACGCTGGCGATGATGGGCCTGCCGCTTGCGCAGGCGCTCTCGCCGGAAATCCGCCGGACCGAGGACGGATTGACGGCGATAACGCAGCGCATGAAGGAAAACGTGCGCGAAGAGGCCGACGACATGCTGGCCGAGATCACCCGGCTCGCGGCCGATCTCGAGGCCGGTGCCGCGCTCAGCCTCTATCGCTTCGGCGCCAGCCGCGCCTATTACGGCATCGTTCAGGAGCGCATCCGCACGCTCGCCGAAACACCCGTGCCGGGCTACGAGACCGTCGGCACCTTCCTTGAGCGCCGCCTCGCGCCGGCGATGCGCACCTGCCAGTCGGTCGAGGAGCGTCAGGCCAACCTGTCGCGCAAGCTCGCCCGCGCGACAGCGCTGCTTCGAAGCTGGGTCGATGTCGAGCTGGAGCGGCAGAACAGCGCGCTTTTGAACTCGATGGACCGGCGCGCCAGACTGCAGTTGCGCCTGCAGCAGACGGTCGAAGGTCTGTCGGTTGCCGCCATTTCCTATTACGTCGTCGGGCTGTTCGGCTATCTCGCCAAGGCGGTCAGCCACGAACTGCCGATCGATCCCGGTCTGCTGACCGGGCTTGCCGTGCCCTTCGCTGTCGCCGGCGTCTGGTTGATCGTGCGCCGCATCCGGCGGCACCACGAGGACAGCGAGCACAAGTAA
- a CDS encoding FadR/GntR family transcriptional regulator encodes MTEDQIDLFARISHSRTADEVVQQIELLILEGVLRDGDRLPGERELSKRFDVSRPILREALKELEGRGLVESRHGGGTFVADVVGQIFSRPLIDLIARHHKATQDYLEYRRELEGLTAELAATRATDYDRDILTRIIERMRKAHAAGDFDAELEADIELHQAIGESAHNIILLHTLRACYRLLQQGIFFHRNSVFDAPGARDRLLVQHEAIYEAIMARDPAKAKAASQNHIDFVAAATREAERTGEWNRIARLRMQQRDRAN; translated from the coding sequence GTGACCGAAGACCAGATCGACCTTTTCGCCCGTATCAGCCACAGCCGCACGGCGGACGAGGTCGTGCAGCAAATCGAACTTCTGATCCTCGAGGGTGTATTGCGCGACGGCGACCGCTTGCCCGGCGAGCGGGAGCTCTCCAAGCGCTTCGACGTCTCGCGGCCGATCTTGCGCGAGGCGCTGAAGGAACTCGAAGGGCGCGGCCTCGTTGAAAGCCGCCACGGCGGCGGCACCTTCGTCGCCGACGTCGTCGGGCAGATCTTTTCCAGGCCGCTGATCGATCTCATCGCGCGCCATCACAAGGCGACCCAGGACTACCTCGAATACCGGCGCGAGCTCGAGGGTCTGACCGCGGAACTGGCGGCGACCCGCGCGACCGATTACGACCGGGACATCCTGACACGGATCATCGAGCGCATGCGCAAGGCGCACGCCGCCGGTGATTTCGATGCCGAACTCGAAGCCGACATCGAACTGCATCAGGCGATCGGCGAAAGCGCCCATAACATCATTCTCCTGCACACGCTGCGCGCCTGCTACCGTCTGCTGCAGCAAGGCATCTTCTTCCATCGCAATTCGGTGTTCGATGCGCCGGGCGCGCGCGACCGGCTTCTCGTCCAGCACGAAGCGATCTACGAGGCGATCATGGCAAGGGATCCGGCGAAGGCGAAAGCCGCCTCGCAGAACCATATCGACTTCGTCGCCGCCGCCACCCGCGAGGCGGAACGCACCGGAGAATGGAACCGCATCGCCCGGCTGCGCATGCAGCAGCGCGACCGCGCGAACTGA
- a CDS encoding NUDIX hydrolase, which produces MNFLNRLASDVQLMLRRPARMQYAALCYRIRKKTKALEILLITSRDTGRWVIPKGWPMQGKRAHEVAEREAYEEAGVKGHVQKATAGYYLYQKRMDHGLKISVKVQVHALEVDDLCKHFPEEGRRQLEWVDYREAASRVAEPSLKDLILAFGERMESASTPIPKAVNG; this is translated from the coding sequence TTGAACTTCTTGAACAGGCTCGCATCCGATGTCCAATTGATGCTGCGTCGACCGGCGCGCATGCAGTACGCCGCGCTCTGCTATCGGATCCGCAAGAAGACCAAGGCTCTCGAAATCCTCCTGATCACCAGCCGCGATACGGGCCGCTGGGTCATCCCCAAGGGATGGCCGATGCAGGGCAAGCGCGCCCACGAAGTGGCCGAGCGCGAAGCCTACGAGGAGGCCGGCGTCAAGGGGCATGTGCAGAAGGCGACCGCCGGGTACTATCTCTATCAGAAACGCATGGACCACGGCCTGAAGATTTCGGTCAAGGTGCAGGTCCACGCGCTGGAAGTCGACGACCTCTGCAAGCACTTCCCCGAGGAAGGGCGCCGGCAGCTCGAATGGGTCGACTACAGGGAAGCAGCCTCACGGGTTGCCGAACCGTCGTTGAAAGATCTCATCCTCGCCTTCGGCGAGCGCATGGAGAGCGCGTCAACGCCGATCCCGAAGGCCGTGAACGGCTAA
- a CDS encoding inorganic phosphate transporter: protein MAKPRTHLAKQTIDKDLDKFSLAEEASQHVKRSLAAPALAGLFLLLSMAFAASFVTSSATAPIIIAAAAIAGYMAMNIGANDVTNNVGAAVGAKAMSMATALTIAAIFEIAGALLAGRQVSLTIEAGIVYGEDVLGAQTIVWIMMAALASSAAWINIATYSGAPVSTTHSVIGGIVGAGIAAAGFSSVQWWSLAGITLSWSVSPLLGGAIAAAFLAFLKEFIIYREDKIAAARQWMPVILGVTAGCFTAYLAVIALVQVAAISMPVGLAAGVVAGFAVYLQAKPWIVRQSEGLDNRNQSLRRLFRLPLIVAAALLSFAHGANDVSNAIGPLSAIVSALDGVVTTDKSPAPLWELAIGALGISIGLLLYGPKLIRVVGQEITKLNPMRAFCVALATAVTVLLASALGLPISSTHTAVGAVFGVGFFREWYIRNSKRRLEYVRQKTGQADFMESAETNFAEVRRRRLVRRSHFLTIIGAWVITVPASAALSAVLYFILSGIFT from the coding sequence GTGGCCAAGCCGCGCACGCACCTCGCAAAACAGACGATCGATAAAGACCTCGACAAGTTCAGCCTTGCCGAAGAAGCCTCGCAGCATGTCAAGCGCAGCCTGGCGGCGCCCGCGCTCGCCGGGCTATTCCTGCTGTTGAGCATGGCCTTTGCCGCGAGCTTCGTGACGAGTTCAGCAACCGCGCCGATCATCATCGCGGCTGCCGCCATCGCCGGCTACATGGCCATGAACATCGGCGCCAACGACGTGACCAACAACGTCGGTGCGGCCGTCGGCGCCAAGGCGATGTCGATGGCAACGGCACTCACCATCGCCGCCATTTTCGAAATCGCCGGGGCTCTGCTTGCCGGGCGGCAGGTCTCGCTGACGATCGAGGCCGGCATCGTCTACGGCGAAGACGTGCTCGGCGCGCAGACGATCGTCTGGATCATGATGGCGGCCCTCGCCTCCTCGGCGGCGTGGATCAACATCGCCACCTATTCCGGAGCGCCGGTTTCGACCACGCATTCGGTCATCGGCGGCATCGTCGGCGCCGGCATCGCGGCCGCCGGCTTCTCCAGCGTGCAATGGTGGTCGCTTGCCGGCATTACGCTCAGCTGGTCGGTCTCACCGCTACTCGGCGGCGCAATCGCCGCCGCCTTCCTCGCCTTCCTCAAGGAATTCATCATCTACCGCGAGGACAAGATCGCCGCGGCCAGGCAATGGATGCCGGTCATCCTCGGCGTGACCGCCGGCTGCTTCACGGCCTATCTCGCGGTGATCGCCCTGGTTCAGGTGGCAGCGATAAGCATGCCCGTGGGCCTTGCCGCCGGCGTCGTTGCGGGTTTCGCGGTCTATCTGCAGGCAAAGCCGTGGATCGTCAGGCAATCGGAAGGGCTCGACAACCGCAACCAGTCGCTGCGCCGGCTCTTCCGCCTGCCATTGATCGTGGCCGCCGCGCTGCTCTCCTTCGCCCACGGCGCCAACGACGTCTCCAACGCCATCGGGCCGTTGTCAGCGATCGTCTCGGCGCTCGACGGCGTCGTCACCACGGACAAGTCGCCTGCCCCCTTATGGGAACTGGCGATCGGCGCGCTCGGCATTTCGATCGGTCTTTTGCTCTACGGCCCGAAGCTCATCCGCGTCGTCGGCCAGGAGATCACCAAGCTCAACCCGATGCGCGCCTTCTGCGTCGCGCTTGCCACCGCCGTCACCGTGCTTCTGGCATCCGCGCTCGGCCTGCCGATCAGCTCGACCCACACGGCCGTCGGCGCTGTCTTCGGCGTCGGCTTCTTCCGCGAATGGTACATCCGCAATTCCAAGCGGCGCCTGGAGTATGTCCGACAGAAAACGGGACAGGCCGACTTCATGGAATCGGCCGAAACGAACTTCGCCGAAGTTCGGCGCCGGCGGCTCGTGCGCCGCTCGCATTTCCTCACCATTATCGGCGCCTGGGTCATCACCGTCCCGGCATCGGCGGCCCTGTCGGCCGTGCTTTATTTCATCCTCTCCGGCATTTTCACCTGA
- a CDS encoding 16S rRNA (uracil(1498)-N(3))-methyltransferase, which translates to MRANFRMQRLFVEHSLSAGSAHEATKEQFNYLVNVLRYEEGTSILVFNGRDGEWRAELSFAAKKRLVLTPVEQTRPQPKPCDLVYLFAPLKVGRLDYLVQKAVEMGSGTLQPVMTQHVQGKLGNIERVRANVIEAAEQCGVLGIPDVAEPRRLEDLLATWPGDRRIIFCDEGSDSQNPLPILSSIKEEKLALLIGPEGGFSETERTLLHSLDFVTAIPLGPRILRADTAAVAAMAVIQATVGDWR; encoded by the coding sequence ATGCGCGCCAATTTTCGCATGCAGCGACTGTTCGTCGAACACTCCTTGAGCGCCGGCTCGGCGCACGAGGCGACCAAGGAGCAGTTCAACTACCTGGTGAACGTGCTGCGCTACGAAGAGGGCACCTCGATCCTGGTCTTCAACGGGCGCGATGGCGAATGGCGGGCCGAGCTTTCCTTCGCAGCCAAGAAGCGGCTGGTGCTCACCCCCGTCGAGCAGACGCGCCCGCAGCCTAAGCCTTGCGACCTCGTCTACCTCTTTGCCCCGCTCAAGGTCGGGCGGCTCGACTATCTCGTGCAGAAGGCTGTCGAAATGGGCAGCGGCACCTTGCAGCCGGTCATGACGCAGCACGTGCAGGGCAAGCTCGGCAACATCGAGCGCGTTCGCGCCAATGTCATCGAAGCCGCCGAGCAATGCGGCGTGCTCGGCATTCCCGATGTCGCGGAGCCGCGCCGGCTCGAAGACCTGCTCGCCACCTGGCCGGGCGACCGGCGCATCATCTTCTGCGACGAAGGCAGCGACAGCCAGAATCCGCTGCCGATCCTCTCCAGCATCAAGGAAGAGAAGCTCGCACTTCTGATTGGCCCGGAAGGCGGTTTCTCGGAAACAGAGCGCACACTGTTGCACAGCCTCGATTTCGTGACCGCCATTCCGCTTGGGCCCCGCATCCTCAGGGCCGACACGGCAGCGGTCGCCGCCATGGCGGTCATCCAGGCCACTGTCGGCGACTGGCGATAG
- a CDS encoding glutamate--cysteine ligase produces MARDTTDQTPVTSVADLTAYLAEGSKPEERFRIGTEHEKFAFFKADNSPVPYFGEASIQALLNGMAAKSGWEPIIDEGNIIGLAEQSGNGAISLEPGGQFELSGAPLENLHQTCKESNQHLAVLREVAEPLGIRFLGIGGSPKWTFEETPRMPKSRYGIMSRYMPKVGTKGLDMMYRTCTIQVNLDFSSEEDMRRKMQVSLKLQPLSTALFASSPFTDGKPNGLLSWRGDIWRDTDNQRAGLLPSAFRPDFGFADYVEWALDVPMYFVVRDGHYHDCTHITFRQFMGGALKGEVADWQPNMGDWTNHLSTLFPDVRLKRFLEMRGADGGPWRRICALPAFWVGLLYDGEALDAAEALTRDWTLEEVSAMRNAVPAQALAAKFRSGSLYDIAREVIAISRGGLKRRNRLNGDGIDESQFLAPLDEVLAKKATLAEDLLALYNGRWNGSVDPVFAEYQY; encoded by the coding sequence ATGGCCCGAGATACCACCGACCAGACGCCGGTAACCTCTGTCGCTGACCTGACCGCCTACCTGGCCGAAGGTTCGAAACCGGAGGAGCGGTTCCGGATCGGCACGGAGCACGAAAAGTTCGCCTTCTTTAAGGCGGATAACAGCCCTGTCCCCTATTTCGGCGAGGCCAGCATCCAGGCGCTTCTGAACGGCATGGCGGCGAAGAGCGGCTGGGAACCGATCATCGACGAAGGCAACATCATCGGCCTTGCCGAGCAATCGGGCAACGGCGCGATCTCGCTGGAACCGGGTGGACAGTTCGAGCTTTCCGGCGCGCCGCTCGAAAACCTGCACCAAACCTGCAAGGAATCGAACCAGCATCTGGCGGTCCTGCGCGAAGTCGCCGAGCCGCTCGGCATCCGTTTCCTCGGCATCGGCGGCAGCCCCAAGTGGACCTTCGAAGAAACGCCGCGCATGCCGAAATCGCGCTACGGCATCATGAGCCGCTACATGCCCAAGGTCGGCACCAAGGGCCTCGACATGATGTACCGCACCTGCACCATCCAAGTGAACCTCGACTTCTCCTCGGAAGAGGACATGCGCCGCAAGATGCAGGTGTCCCTGAAGCTGCAGCCGCTCTCGACGGCGCTGTTTGCCAGCTCGCCCTTTACCGATGGCAAGCCGAACGGGCTGCTCTCCTGGCGCGGCGACATCTGGCGCGACACCGACAACCAGCGCGCCGGCCTGCTTCCGTCTGCTTTCCGCCCGGATTTCGGCTTTGCCGACTACGTTGAGTGGGCGCTGGACGTGCCGATGTACTTCGTCGTGCGCGACGGCCACTACCACGATTGCACCCATATCACCTTCCGCCAGTTCATGGGCGGCGCGCTCAAGGGCGAGGTCGCCGACTGGCAGCCGAACATGGGCGACTGGACCAACCATCTGTCGACGCTGTTCCCCGACGTGCGCCTGAAGCGCTTCCTCGAAATGCGCGGCGCGGATGGCGGCCCGTGGCGGCGGATCTGCGCGCTGCCGGCCTTCTGGGTCGGCCTGCTCTACGACGGCGAAGCACTCGACGCCGCCGAGGCACTGACGCGTGACTGGACGCTCGAAGAGGTGAGCGCCATGCGCAACGCCGTGCCGGCGCAGGCGCTTGCCGCCAAGTTCCGCAGCGGCAGCCTCTACGACATCGCGCGCGAGGTCATCGCCATTTCGCGTGGCGGCCTGAAGCGCCGCAACCGGCTGAACGGCGACGGTATCGACGAAAGCCAGTTCCTGGCGCCGCTCGACGAGGTGCTGGCCAAGAAGGCGACGCTCGCGGAAGACCTTTTGGCGCTCTACAATGGTCGCTGGAACGGCTCCGTCGATCCGGTCTTCGCCGAATACCAGTACTAA
- a CDS encoding DUF937 domain-containing protein has protein sequence MAPLFDMFAQAQNGKAIELMAQQFGIAQEQMTKATAALLPAFSAAFKRNTANPYDFGALLTALGSGNYAKYFEDMSQAFTPQGMADGNGVLGQLFGSKEMSRAIAAQAAQVTGISQEIYKQMLPVMADTLMGGLFKQTTGQFAAASGAFANNPMATAMRQWMEAAGFAKKAEPQPNPFDNPFTQAMQGFFGMAPKKEEKPKTADVFADNPFVKAFQDMMQAGAAGAQKPAPDNPALAQFSQVMNSMFDTGLEMQKEYQKNVEALFDLYKAGPGTKG, from the coding sequence ATGGCACCGCTTTTCGACATGTTCGCGCAGGCACAGAACGGCAAGGCCATCGAGTTGATGGCGCAACAGTTCGGCATCGCCCAGGAGCAGATGACGAAGGCGACGGCGGCACTGCTGCCGGCCTTCTCCGCCGCCTTCAAGCGCAACACCGCCAACCCCTATGACTTCGGCGCCCTGCTGACCGCGCTTGGCAGCGGCAACTACGCCAAATACTTCGAAGACATGAGCCAGGCCTTTACGCCGCAGGGCATGGCCGACGGCAACGGCGTTCTCGGACAACTGTTCGGCTCGAAGGAAATGTCGCGCGCGATCGCCGCGCAGGCGGCCCAGGTCACCGGCATCAGCCAGGAAATCTACAAGCAGATGCTGCCTGTCATGGCCGATACGCTGATGGGCGGGCTGTTCAAGCAGACGACCGGCCAGTTTGCCGCCGCAAGCGGTGCCTTTGCCAACAATCCGATGGCAACCGCGATGCGGCAATGGATGGAAGCGGCCGGTTTCGCCAAGAAGGCGGAACCGCAGCCGAACCCGTTCGACAATCCCTTCACCCAGGCAATGCAGGGTTTCTTCGGCATGGCTCCGAAAAAGGAAGAGAAGCCGAAGACAGCTGACGTCTTTGCCGACAACCCCTTCGTCAAGGCATTTCAGGACATGATGCAGGCGGGTGCCGCCGGCGCGCAGAAGCCGGCACCCGACAATCCGGCGCTGGCCCAATTCTCCCAGGTGATGAACAGCATGTTCGACACCGGGCTGGAGATGCAGAAGGAATACCAGAAGAACGTCGAGGCGCTGTTCGACCTCTACAAGGCCGGCCCCGGCACAAAGGGCTGA
- a CDS encoding DUF1127 domain-containing protein, whose protein sequence is MRTTQHALDLDLVAGKHSYASRAVGVTGMLTSVWQQLRNRYAIGRLNDLDDRQLLDMGLKREDVREATTSPFFDNPASYLTRASRNRASLFYKGARHD, encoded by the coding sequence ATGCGCACGACACAGCACGCCCTCGATCTCGACCTCGTTGCCGGAAAGCATTCCTATGCCTCCCGCGCCGTCGGCGTGACAGGCATGCTCACGTCCGTATGGCAGCAACTCCGAAACCGCTATGCGATCGGCCGTCTGAATGACCTGGATGACCGTCAGCTCCTCGACATGGGGCTGAAACGCGAAGATGTGCGCGAGGCGACCACCTCGCCCTTCTTCGACAATCCGGCCAGCTACCTGACCCGCGCGTCGCGAAACCGGGCGAGCCTCTTCTACAAAGGGGCCCGCCACGACTGA